Below is a genomic region from Paraburkholderia sp. BL23I1N1.
TGAGCCTGTATTGCTCCAGCAATTCGACAGCGAAACGGTGCGGCTTGTTGGTCACGCAGGCGAGTTTGAGGCCGGCATCGCGCATGGCGCCGAGGCCGGCTTCGACCTCGGGATAGAGCCGCGTGTGCACGCCGTTGATCTTGGCGTACTCCTCCTGATAGATCGCGAGCGCCTCGTCGAAACGGTCCTGTGCGTGGTCTGTTTCGAAGCGCTGAGCCAGCACACTGCGAATCAGATTCTCCGAGCCCTTGCCGATGTAGCCGACCACTTCCTCGCGCGAGGTTTCTGTCGCGTCGAGTTGCGCAAGCATGCCGTTTAGGCCGGCGGTGAAATCGTCTGCGGTATCGATCATCGTGCC
It encodes:
- a CDS encoding phosphoglycolate phosphatase, which translates into the protein MTTSFPAPTFTGPRLQAAIIDLDGTMIDTADDFTAGLNGMLAQLDATETSREEVVGYIGKGSENLIRSVLAQRFETDHAQDRFDEALAIYQEEYAKINGVHTRLYPEVEAGLGAMRDAGLKLACVTNKPHRFAVELLEQYRLSQYFSVVLGGDSLPKKKPDPLPMLAAAAQLGVEPQATVAIGDSENDALAGRAAGMATLTLPYGYNHGRAIQEIKSDGIVASLLDAAKAIAAHHSTT